The following proteins come from a genomic window of Gossypium raimondii isolate GPD5lz chromosome 5, ASM2569854v1, whole genome shotgun sequence:
- the LOC105768703 gene encoding tropinone reductase-like 3 isoform X2 has translation MAKMMDMETKIGRRFEGKVAIVTASTQGIGFAIAERLGLEGASVVISSRKQKYGKIDVIVSNAAVNPSVDPLLRTLESILDKLWEINVKATVLLLQEAAPHLQKGSSIVIISSIAGYNPQPAMAMYGVTKTALLGLTKALATEMAPVTRVNAVAPGFVPTNFAAYITKDEDVKKVNEEKTLLGRLGTPKDMAAAAAFLASDDACYITGETLIVAGGLPSRL, from the exons ATGGCGAAGATGATGGATATGGAAACCAAGATTGGGAGGAGATTTGAAGGCAAAGTTGCAATCGTCACCGCATCCACCCAAGGCATTGGCTTCGCCATCGCTGAGCGTCTCGGCTTGGAAGGAGCATCTGTTGTCATCTCTTCTCGCAAGCAG aaatatggaaaaatagaTGTGATTGTATCAAATGCTGCTGTAAATCCCTCTGTGGATCCCTTGTTGCGAACCTTGGAATCTATCCTTGACAAGCTCTGGGAAATAAACGTCAAAGCAACTGTACTTCTTCTACAG GAGGCAGCTCCTCACCTCCAAAAGGGTTCATCCATTGTTATTATTTCCTCGATTGCTGGCTATAATCCACAGCCCGCTATGGCTATGTATGGGGTAACTAAGACAGCACTTCTTGGATTGACCAAG GCACTTGCAACTGAGATGGCCCCTGTTACTCGCGTAAATGCTGTCGCTCCAGGTTTTGTTCCTACCAACTTTGCAGCATACATCACAAAAGATGAGGATGTG AAGAAGGTTAACGAGGAAAAGACCTTACTTGGAAGGCTTGGTACCCCAAAAGACATGGCTGCTGCAGCTGCTTTCTTGGCATCCGATGATGCTTGTTATATTACAGGGGAAACTCTAATAGTGGCAGGGGGATTGCCCTCTAGACTCTAA
- the LOC105768703 gene encoding short-chain dehydrogenase/reductase SDRA isoform X1: protein MAKMMDMETKIGRRFEGKVAIVTASTQGIGFAIAERLGLEGASVVISSRKQKNVDEAVEKLKNKGIEVFGVVCHVSNAQHRKDLIQKTVDKYGKIDVIVSNAAVNPSVDPLLRTLESILDKLWEINVKATVLLLQEAAPHLQKGSSIVIISSIAGYNPQPAMAMYGVTKTALLGLTKALATEMAPVTRVNAVAPGFVPTNFAAYITKDEDVKKVNEEKTLLGRLGTPKDMAAAAAFLASDDACYITGETLIVAGGLPSRL from the exons ATGGCGAAGATGATGGATATGGAAACCAAGATTGGGAGGAGATTTGAAGGCAAAGTTGCAATCGTCACCGCATCCACCCAAGGCATTGGCTTCGCCATCGCTGAGCGTCTCGGCTTGGAAGGAGCATCTGTTGTCATCTCTTCTCGCAAGCAG AAAAATGTGGATGAAGCAGTTGAAAAGCTTAAAAACAAAGGAATTGAAGTGTTTGGAGTGGTTTGTCATGTCTCAAATGCACAACATAGGAAAGATCTTATTCAAAAGACTGTTGAT aaatatggaaaaatagaTGTGATTGTATCAAATGCTGCTGTAAATCCCTCTGTGGATCCCTTGTTGCGAACCTTGGAATCTATCCTTGACAAGCTCTGGGAAATAAACGTCAAAGCAACTGTACTTCTTCTACAG GAGGCAGCTCCTCACCTCCAAAAGGGTTCATCCATTGTTATTATTTCCTCGATTGCTGGCTATAATCCACAGCCCGCTATGGCTATGTATGGGGTAACTAAGACAGCACTTCTTGGATTGACCAAG GCACTTGCAACTGAGATGGCCCCTGTTACTCGCGTAAATGCTGTCGCTCCAGGTTTTGTTCCTACCAACTTTGCAGCATACATCACAAAAGATGAGGATGTG AAGAAGGTTAACGAGGAAAAGACCTTACTTGGAAGGCTTGGTACCCCAAAAGACATGGCTGCTGCAGCTGCTTTCTTGGCATCCGATGATGCTTGTTATATTACAGGGGAAACTCTAATAGTGGCAGGGGGATTGCCCTCTAGACTCTAA
- the LOC105770523 gene encoding ubiquinol oxidase 4, chloroplastic/chromoplastic: MSLSSSAFAISAPSFSFKARRPKTPLPSSFQNPLRCNSTPSVPPLSRKLHPVKATILQEDEEDVFVEKSFRTTSFPGNGIEEVEESRGNSSSSSLEKWVIKVEQSVNIFLTDSVIKILDTLYRDRDYARFFVLETIARVPYFAFISVLHMYESFGWWRRADYLKVHFAESWNEMHHLLIMEELGGNSWWFDRFLAQHIAIFYYFMTVFMYTLSPRMAYHFSECVESHAFETYDKFIKAQGDELKKKPAPEVAIKYYTGGDLYLFDEFQTDRAPCSRRPKIENLYDVFMNIRDDEAEHCKTMKACQTHGNLRSPHSYEEDGFEDTPDCMIPEADCEGIVDCIKKSLTPSQVKQIRTVERNR, translated from the exons ATGAGTCTTTCTTCATCGGCTTTTGCTATCTCGGCACCCTCTTTCTCCTTCAAAGCTAGACGTCCTAAAACCCCTCTTCCTTCCAGCTTCCAAAACCCTTTGCGTTGCAACTCCACCCCTTCCGTTCCTCCGCTATCCAG gaAGTTGCATCCAGTGAAAGCAACTATCCTGCAGGAAGACGAAGAAGATGTCTTCGTAGAAAAATCATTTCGGACGACGAGTTTCCCAGGAAATGGAATTGAAGAAGTAGAGGAATCTCGCGGGAATTCATCATCTAGTAGTTTGGAGAAATGGGTCATCAAGGTTGAACAATCTGTGAATATCTTCCTCACG GATTCAGTTATAAAGATACTTGATACGTTGTACCGTGATAGAGATTATGCCAGATTTTTTGTGTTGGAAACAATTGCCAGAGTTCCTTATTTCG CCTTTATATCTGTCCTGCACATGTATGAGAGTTTTGGTTGGTGGAGGAGAGCTGACTATCTAAAAGTGCATTTTGCTGAGAGTTGGAACGAGATGCACCACCTGCTTATCATGGAA GAATTGGGTGGGAATTCTTGGTGGTTTGACCGGTTTCTTGCTCAACATATagcaattttttattatttcatgacAGTCTTCATGTATACCTTAAGCCCAAGAATGGCAT ATCATTTTTCTGAATGTGTGGAGAGTCATGCCTTTGAAACCTATGATAAATTTATCAAGGCCCAAGGAG atGAGTTGAAGAAGAAGCCTGCTCCCGAGGTTGCTATAAAGTACTATACCGGAGGTGATTTATACTTGTTCG ATGAATTTCAAACTGATAGAGCACCCTGTTCACGAAGACCAAAAATAG AGAATTTGTATGATGTGTTTATGAACATCAGAGATGATGAAGCTGAACATTGTAAGACAATGAAGGCTTGTCAGACTCATGGAAACCTTCGGTCTCCTCattcatatgaagaagatggCTTTGAAGACACGCCTGATTGCATGATTCCTGAAGCAGATTGTGAAGGCATTGTAGACTGCATAAAGAAATCTTTAACACCTTCTCAAGTGAAGCAAATCAGGACAGTTGAGAGAAATAGATGA
- the LOC105769639 gene encoding 1-aminocyclopropane-1-carboxylate oxidase produces MELTFPVIDFSKLNGEERAAAMEMIKDACENWGFFELVNHGISHELMDTVERLTKEHYRKCMEQRFKEMVASKGLEAVQSEINDMDWESTFFLRHLPESNMSEIPDLEEDYRKVMKEFAVELEKLAEQLLDLLCENLGLEPGYLKKVFYGSKGPTFGTKVSNYPPCPKPDLIKGLRAHTDAGGIILLFQDDKVSGLQLLKDGQWIDVPPMKHSIVINLGDQLEVITNGKYKSVMHRVIAQTDGTRMSIASFYNPGSDAVIYPAPALLEKEADKSQVYPKFVFEDYMKLYAGLKFQAKEPRFEAMKTVESAVNLGPIATV; encoded by the exons ATGGAGCTCACTTTCCCTGTAATCGACTTCTCCAAACTCAATGGTGAGGAGAGAGCAGCCGCCATGGAAATGATCAAAGATGCCTGTGAGAATTGGGGTTTCTTTGAG TTGGTGAACCATGGAATATCTCATGAGCTGATGGACACTGTGGAGAGGCTGACAAAGGAGCACTACAGAAAGTGCATGGAGCAAAGGTTCAAAGAAATGGTGGCCAGTAAGGGTCTTGAGGCTGTTCAATCTGAGATCAATGACATGGATTGGGAAAGCACCTTCTTTTTGCGCCACTTGCCTGAATCTAACATGTCTGAAATTCCTGATCTTGAAGAAGATTACAG AAAGGTGATGAAGGAATTTGCAGTGGAGTTGGAGAAGCTTGCAGAGCAACTTTTGGACCTGTTGTGTGAGAATCTGGGGTTGGAGCCTGGTTACCTGAAAAAAGTGTTTTATGGGTCCAAAGGGCCAACCTTTGGTACCAAGGTTAGCAACTATCCTCCATGCCCCAAACCTGACCTAATCAAGGGACTCAGGGCTCACACTGATGCTGGTGGAATCATCTTACTCTTCCAAGATGACAAGGTCAGCGGCCTTCAGCTTCTCAAGGATGGTCAGTGGATTGATGTTCCTCCTATGAAACACTCTATTGTCATCAACCTTGGTGACCAACTTGAG GTAATCACAAATGGTAAATATAAGAGTGTGATGCACCGTGTGATTGCTCAAACAGATGGGACCAGAATGTCCATTGCTTCCTTCTACAACCCGGGCAGTGATGCTGTTATATATCCAGCACCAGCTTTGCTAGAGAAAGAAGCTGACAAATCTCAAGTGTACCCCAAATTTGTGTTTGAGGACTACATGAAGCTCTATGCTGGCCTCAAGTTCCAAGCCAAGGAGCCAAGGTTCGAAGCCATGAAGACCGTGGAGTCTGCAGTTAACTTGGGTCCTATTGCAACTGTTTGA